The proteins below come from a single Caenibius sp. WL genomic window:
- a CDS encoding Ppx/GppA phosphatase family protein, translating into MAESSPPERQNEARADKGRNAAARSKRTQQAPQVRSEARPPGKAKSSRVPHPAGWDASTSGVSSQRQAYAALDLGTNNCRLLIARPAGQNFTVIDAFSRVVRLGEGLAQTGRLSEAAMNRTLGALRICAEKLKRRNVRLAWSVATEACRRAENGNEFIERVKRETGIVLDIISAQDEARLAVLGCHLLLEDGDGPAMIFDIGGGSTELVLIEPGEGIPRILDWQSVPWGVVSLTETCADEGRSLKDRMIRYARMRQLVSDSFAAFAQRIASARSPGLRLLGTSGTVTTLASLHLELPQYDRKAVDGLIVPADSMRTISQRLSAMTPDERRELPCIGRERSDLVIAGCAILEAILDIWPADRLGVADRGIREGILRSLIASDRRLERGRNSAARKPRRGNRT; encoded by the coding sequence ATGGCGGAATCCTCTCCGCCGGAGCGGCAGAACGAAGCGAGGGCGGACAAGGGACGCAACGCAGCGGCGCGAAGCAAGCGCACGCAGCAGGCCCCCCAGGTCCGGTCGGAAGCCCGTCCGCCCGGTAAGGCCAAGTCGTCCCGTGTCCCCCATCCGGCCGGTTGGGATGCGAGTACCAGTGGCGTTTCTTCCCAGCGGCAGGCCTATGCCGCGCTGGACCTTGGCACCAACAACTGCCGCCTGTTGATCGCCCGCCCCGCCGGGCAGAATTTCACCGTCATCGATGCGTTCAGCCGCGTTGTCAGGCTGGGCGAAGGCCTGGCCCAGACTGGCCGCCTCAGCGAAGCGGCGATGAACCGCACGCTGGGCGCGCTGCGCATCTGCGCCGAAAAGCTGAAACGGCGCAATGTGCGCCTCGCCTGGTCGGTCGCCACCGAAGCCTGCCGCCGGGCGGAAAATGGCAACGAGTTCATCGAACGGGTCAAGCGTGAAACGGGTATCGTGCTGGATATCATTTCCGCGCAGGATGAGGCGCGGCTGGCGGTGCTGGGGTGCCATCTCCTGCTGGAAGACGGCGACGGGCCGGCGATGATTTTCGACATCGGCGGCGGATCGACCGAACTGGTGCTGATCGAGCCGGGCGAAGGCATCCCGCGCATTCTCGACTGGCAAAGCGTGCCGTGGGGCGTGGTATCGCTGACCGAAACCTGCGCGGACGAAGGGCGCAGCCTGAAAGACCGGATGATCCGCTACGCCCGGATGCGCCAGCTCGTTTCGGACAGCTTCGCCGCATTCGCGCAGCGAATCGCATCCGCCCGGTCGCCCGGCCTGCGCCTTCTGGGCACCAGCGGCACGGTGACGACGCTGGCCAGCCTCCATCTCGAACTGCCGCAGTATGACCGCAAGGCGGTGGACGGGCTGATCGTGCCCGCCGATTCGATGCGCACGATCAGCCAGCGCCTTTCCGCCATGACCCCGGACGAACGGCGCGAACTGCCCTGTATCGGGCGCGAACGATCCGATCTGGTCATTGCCGGCTGCGCCATTCTCGAAGCCATTCTCGATATCTGGCCCGCCGACCGGCTGGGCGTGGCCGACCGCGGCATCCGCGAAGGCATCTTGCGCAGCCTGATCGCCTCTGACAGGCGGCTCGAACGCGGCCGCAACAGCGCGGCGCGCAAACCACGACGGGGGAACCGCACATGA
- a CDS encoding RlmE family RNA methyltransferase: MSRSGKDPDKKLRTGKKRTQSSARWLTRQLNDPYVRQAKADGYRSRAAYKLAELDDRFGLLKSATRVVDLGIAPGGWSQVVRKRAPRAAIVGIDLLPTEPIEGVTIFQMDFMADEAPAALESALDGPPDLVLSDMAANTVGHKQTDHLRTMGLVETAADFAIQTLTPGGAFVAKVLAGGTDTDLLALLKRHFTSIKHAKPPASRKDSSEWYVIAQGFKGRG; this comes from the coding sequence ATGAGCCGTTCGGGCAAGGACCCCGACAAGAAGCTGCGCACGGGCAAGAAACGCACCCAGTCGTCCGCCCGCTGGCTGACCCGGCAGCTCAACGACCCCTATGTTCGGCAGGCCAAGGCTGACGGATACCGCAGCCGCGCGGCCTACAAGCTGGCCGAACTGGACGACCGGTTCGGGCTGCTCAAATCGGCCACGCGGGTGGTCGATCTCGGCATTGCCCCCGGCGGCTGGAGCCAGGTGGTGCGCAAGCGCGCGCCGCGCGCCGCCATCGTCGGTATAGACCTGCTGCCCACAGAGCCGATCGAAGGGGTGACGATCTTCCAGATGGATTTCATGGCCGACGAAGCGCCCGCCGCACTGGAATCGGCGCTCGACGGGCCGCCCGATCTCGTCCTGTCGGACATGGCGGCCAACACCGTGGGCCACAAGCAGACCGATCACCTGCGGACCATGGGACTGGTGGAAACGGCCGCCGATTTCGCGATCCAGACGCTCACGCCGGGCGGAGCGTTCGTCGCCAAAGTGCTGGCGGGCGGCACGGACACCGACCTGCTCGCTCTGCTCAAACGCCATTTCACCAGCATCAAGCATGCCAAACCGCCCGCCAGCCGCAAGGATTCGTCCGAATGGTACGTTATCGCGCAAGGCTTCAAGGGGCGCGGATAA
- a CDS encoding cytochrome c family protein codes for MEDRFNTIAGWTLFAGVVALGFSSVSAKYFEADKHHPPHKMGYEIEGVESEGDAEEGPSFNTLLATADVANGEKLFGKCVSCHTITPGGPNGIGPNLHGVIGEEIGKGVGGFAFSSALSGHGGKWTFDELDAWLKSPKAYAPGTKMSFAGLSKTKDRADLIAYLNTQGSNLPLPKADAAPAEGDAAAAPAEGAEAAADGKPAEGAAPAADAAAPAAGDKAAAPAAAPAH; via the coding sequence ATGGAAGACCGTTTCAATACAATCGCAGGCTGGACGCTTTTTGCCGGTGTTGTCGCACTGGGTTTTTCCAGTGTTAGCGCGAAATACTTTGAAGCCGACAAGCATCATCCCCCGCACAAGATGGGTTATGAAATCGAAGGCGTCGAATCGGAAGGCGACGCTGAAGAAGGGCCCTCGTTCAACACGCTTCTGGCCACGGCCGATGTCGCCAACGGTGAAAAGCTGTTCGGCAAATGCGTGTCGTGCCACACGATCACCCCGGGCGGCCCCAACGGGATCGGCCCGAATCTCCACGGTGTCATCGGTGAAGAGATCGGCAAAGGTGTGGGCGGTTTCGCGTTTTCCAGCGCGCTTTCCGGGCATGGCGGCAAGTGGACGTTCGACGAACTGGATGCTTGGCTGAAAAGCCCCAAGGCTTACGCGCCCGGCACGAAGATGAGCTTCGCCGGTCTGAGCAAGACGAAGGATCGCGCCGATCTGATCGCCTATCTCAACACGCAGGGTTCCAATCTGCCCTTGCCGAAAGCTGACGCCGCACCCGCCGAAGGCGATGCCGCCGCGGCTCCGGCCGAAGGGGCGGAAGCGGCTGCGGATGGCAAGCCCGCCGAAGGCGCAGCGCCTGCGGCCGATGCTGCTGCTCCGGCAGCCGGCGACAAGGCGGCCGCCCCGGCAGCGGCCCCGGCGCACTGA
- a CDS encoding prephenate dehydratase → MHNFPEPATILVEQMTAAAAADPARTIAFQGAPGANSHRAALDFDPDCLPLPCFAFEDALDAVKTGQAGSAIIPIENSQHGRVADIHFLLPESGLSIIGEYFLPISYAVMGLGTGPFEAAYSHPQALGQTRRYLRERNIIPMAYADTAGAAALVKEMGDPRACAIAPSIAAELYGLTIAEQEIADAQDNTTRFVVLAREPLDPASLAGKPAMTTFVFEVKNIPAALYKALGGFATNGVNMTKLESYQKGASFSATMFYADIVGAPGDPALDRAVEELAFHSKELRILGSYPQARARG, encoded by the coding sequence ATGCACAACTTCCCCGAACCGGCCACGATCCTGGTCGAACAGATGACCGCAGCCGCAGCCGCCGACCCCGCGCGGACCATCGCATTTCAGGGCGCGCCGGGCGCCAATTCACATCGTGCCGCGCTCGATTTCGATCCCGATTGCCTGCCTCTGCCCTGCTTCGCATTCGAAGATGCGCTTGACGCGGTAAAGACCGGCCAGGCCGGATCGGCGATCATCCCGATCGAGAATTCGCAGCACGGCCGGGTGGCGGATATCCACTTCCTCCTCCCGGAAAGCGGGCTGTCGATCATCGGCGAATATTTCCTGCCGATTTCCTATGCCGTGATGGGGCTGGGCACCGGCCCGTTCGAAGCCGCCTACAGCCATCCGCAGGCGCTGGGCCAGACGCGGCGATACCTGCGCGAACGCAATATCATCCCGATGGCCTATGCCGACACGGCGGGCGCGGCCGCGCTGGTGAAGGAAATGGGCGATCCCCGCGCCTGCGCCATCGCGCCGAGCATCGCCGCCGAACTCTATGGCCTGACCATCGCGGAGCAGGAAATCGCCGACGCGCAGGACAACACCACCCGATTCGTCGTGCTGGCGCGCGAACCGCTCGACCCGGCCAGCCTGGCGGGCAAACCGGCGATGACGACGTTCGTTTTCGAAGTGAAGAACATCCCGGCCGCGCTTTACAAGGCGCTCGGCGGCTTTGCGACCAACGGCGTCAACATGACCAAGCTGGAAAGCTACCAGAAGGGCGCCAGCTTTTCGGCGACGATGTTCTACGCCGATATCGTCGGCGCGCCGGGCGATCCGGCGCTGGACCGCGCGGTGGAAGAATTGGCCTTTCATAGCAAGGAACTGCGCATTCTCGGCTCTTACCCGCAAGCCCGCGCGCGCGGGTAA
- a CDS encoding MoxR family ATPase has translation MTMTLDELRGLTDAIRAEVGKAVIGQQDVLDHLLIALVSHGHILLEGPPGVAKTFIAQCFARTLGLDYGRIQFTPDLLPGDILGSNLFNFQTSQFTLTRGPIFCELLLADEINRTPPKTQAALLEAMQERSVTLDGERHALPERFLVVATENPIENQGVYPLPEAQLDRFLFKLLVPYPSAEEEAAIVARFGEHGGPARPEDFGVGPVTNAAALADAVQAVKAVTIAPDIIDYVVRLVRATRESADLASGASPRAAVMLANAARSRAALQGRDYVLPDDVKALATAVLRHRLLLSPAAEIEGKQIEVLVAELIERTEAPR, from the coding sequence ATGACCATGACTCTTGATGAGCTGCGCGGGCTCACCGATGCCATTCGCGCGGAAGTGGGCAAGGCTGTGATCGGCCAGCAGGATGTGCTGGACCATCTGCTGATCGCACTGGTCAGCCACGGCCATATCCTGCTCGAAGGCCCGCCGGGCGTGGCCAAGACGTTCATCGCCCAATGCTTCGCCCGCACGCTGGGGCTGGATTACGGCCGTATCCAGTTCACCCCCGATCTGCTGCCGGGCGATATCCTCGGTTCCAACCTGTTCAATTTCCAGACCAGCCAGTTCACGCTGACGCGCGGGCCGATCTTCTGCGAACTGCTGCTGGCCGACGAAATCAACCGCACCCCGCCCAAGACACAGGCCGCGCTGCTCGAAGCGATGCAGGAACGCAGCGTCACGCTGGACGGCGAACGCCATGCCCTGCCCGAACGCTTCCTGGTGGTGGCGACGGAAAACCCGATCGAGAATCAGGGCGTCTATCCCCTGCCCGAAGCGCAGCTCGACCGGTTCCTGTTCAAACTGCTGGTGCCCTATCCCAGCGCGGAGGAGGAAGCCGCCATCGTCGCGCGGTTCGGCGAACATGGCGGGCCTGCCCGGCCCGAGGATTTCGGCGTCGGCCCGGTGACCAACGCCGCCGCGCTGGCCGATGCGGTGCAGGCGGTGAAAGCCGTGACCATCGCCCCGGATATCATCGATTATGTCGTTCGGCTGGTGCGCGCCACCCGCGAAAGCGCCGATCTGGCCAGCGGGGCCAGCCCCCGCGCGGCGGTGATGCTGGCCAATGCCGCGCGCAGCCGCGCCGCGCTGCAAGGGCGCGACTATGTCCTGCCCGATGACGTGAAAGCGCTGGCCACCGCCGTGCTGCGCCATCGCCTGCTGCTGTCGCCCGCGGCCGAAATCGAAGGCAAGCAGATCGAAGTGCTGGTCGCCGAACTGATCGAACGCACCGAAGCGCCGCGCTGA
- a CDS encoding DUF58 domain-containing protein, with translation MIVPTARTATLAALAAPLALVVAAAAPGAWVLVPAAGMALLILVLLDGLMAGRLRDITLTVPADAEVGEPLPITVLAEIAGRRGGGAPQASIQCDPRLATGGRADLALNDGVSGERWRGVAQVIPSRRGTGAVERLWLRWPGPLGLASQQISRELGDQVRIWPDLSPVRSPALQVFLRDAQFGLIARRIRGEGSQFESLAEYEPGMDRRRIDWKTSARQTRLFAREFESERNNPIVFAFDCGQAMCEPIDGLPRIDRAVSAALTASYVALKGGDRVALFGFARQVELMTPFVTDARAFHRLQSAAAGLDYHAQEPNFTLALATLSARLERRSMIVLFSDFSDPTSAELMIESVSRLVQRHVVLFVTMDDAELDAMAAADPADLARLAEAVSADTLARQRALVLQRLRQLGVDVIEAPWDKIGYRLIDRYLAIKRAGIIG, from the coding sequence ATGATCGTTCCCACCGCCCGCACCGCCACGCTCGCGGCCCTCGCCGCGCCGCTCGCGCTGGTCGTCGCGGCGGCGGCGCCCGGCGCATGGGTGCTGGTGCCCGCGGCAGGCATGGCGCTGCTCATCCTCGTTCTGCTCGACGGGCTGATGGCCGGCCGCCTGCGGGATATCACGCTCACCGTGCCCGCCGATGCCGAAGTGGGCGAGCCTCTGCCGATCACCGTGCTGGCCGAAATCGCCGGGCGGCGAGGCGGCGGGGCGCCGCAAGCTTCCATCCAATGTGATCCGCGCCTTGCCACAGGCGGGCGGGCCGATCTCGCGCTGAATGACGGTGTTTCCGGCGAGCGTTGGCGCGGGGTGGCCCAAGTGATCCCCAGCCGCCGGGGCACGGGCGCGGTCGAACGGCTGTGGCTGCGCTGGCCCGGGCCGCTTGGCCTCGCCAGCCAGCAGATAAGCCGCGAACTGGGCGATCAGGTGCGGATATGGCCCGATCTTTCCCCCGTGCGCTCGCCCGCGTTGCAGGTGTTCCTGCGCGATGCGCAGTTCGGCCTGATCGCCCGGCGCATCCGCGGCGAAGGCAGCCAGTTCGAATCGCTGGCCGAATACGAACCGGGCATGGACCGGCGGCGCATCGACTGGAAGACCAGCGCCCGGCAGACCCGGCTGTTCGCCCGCGAATTCGAAAGCGAACGCAACAATCCCATCGTCTTCGCCTTCGATTGCGGGCAGGCGATGTGCGAACCGATCGACGGCCTGCCCCGGATCGACCGGGCGGTGTCCGCCGCGCTGACCGCATCCTATGTCGCGCTCAAAGGCGGGGATCGCGTCGCGCTGTTCGGGTTCGCCCGGCAGGTGGAACTGATGACCCCGTTCGTCACCGATGCGCGGGCCTTCCATCGGTTGCAGAGCGCGGCGGCAGGGCTGGACTATCACGCGCAGGAGCCCAATTTCACACTGGCGCTGGCCACCTTGTCCGCCCGGCTCGAACGGCGTTCGATGATCGTGCTGTTTTCCGACTTTTCCGATCCCACCAGCGCCGAACTGATGATCGAAAGCGTCAGCCGCCTGGTCCAGCGCCACGTGGTGCTGTTCGTCACTATGGACGATGCGGAACTCGATGCGATGGCGGCGGCCGATCCGGCCGATCTCGCCAGGCTGGCCGAAGCGGTCAGCGCCGATACCTTGGCCCGGCAGCGTGCGCTGGTCCTGCAACGGCTGCGCCAGTTGGGGGTCGATGTGATCGAAGCGCCGTGGGACAAGATCGGCTATCGCCTGATCGACCGCTATCTCGCCATCAAGCGCGCGGGGATTATCGGATGA
- a CDS encoding stage II sporulation protein M, whose translation MALIPRFGRKTVESPPDIAAAALRSDRFRLEREGDWKRLETIVSRMESGRLRKLSDDDVIALPALYRTAASSLAVARETTLDAATLAYLEGLVQRAWFQVYGPRTSFLGWLRRFLGGGWSASVRAIGPDILIALAAMIAGTIVGWLLVSSDVQWYHALVPGEYGGERAPGASVEALRGTLFDKPEGASGLSAFAAYLFSNNAQVSILAFSLGFAFGVPSILLLIHNMALLGAMLWLYHDAGLLVDFIAWLSVHGTTELFAILLAGGAGIHIGRSMAFPGNRSILSAAAESGRRAAQVMSGVIIMLMIAAVLEGFARQLVTDTGSRFIIGGFMLAVWLAYFLLVGRRLPPARGES comes from the coding sequence ATGGCGCTGATCCCGCGTTTTGGCCGCAAAACGGTCGAATCCCCGCCCGATATCGCAGCCGCCGCCTTGCGGTCCGACCGGTTCCGGCTGGAACGCGAAGGCGACTGGAAACGGCTGGAAACCATCGTGTCGCGGATGGAATCGGGCCGCCTGCGCAAACTGTCCGACGATGACGTGATCGCTCTGCCCGCGCTTTATCGCACGGCCGCGTCCAGTCTGGCCGTCGCCCGCGAAACCACGCTGGATGCAGCCACGCTGGCCTATCTCGAAGGGCTGGTGCAACGCGCCTGGTTCCAGGTCTATGGCCCGCGCACCAGCTTCCTCGGCTGGCTGCGCCGGTTCCTCGGCGGCGGGTGGAGCGCCAGCGTGCGCGCCATCGGCCCCGATATCCTGATCGCGCTGGCCGCGATGATCGCCGGTACGATCGTCGGCTGGCTGCTCGTCTCATCGGATGTCCAGTGGTATCACGCGCTGGTGCCGGGCGAATACGGCGGCGAACGCGCACCCGGCGCTTCGGTCGAGGCGCTGCGCGGCACCCTGTTCGACAAGCCGGAGGGGGCCAGTGGCCTGTCGGCCTTCGCGGCCTATCTGTTCAGCAACAACGCACAGGTGTCGATTCTCGCCTTTTCGCTCGGCTTCGCGTTCGGCGTGCCGTCGATCTTGCTGCTGATCCACAATATGGCGCTGCTCGGCGCGATGCTGTGGCTCTATCACGATGCCGGGCTGCTGGTGGATTTTATCGCCTGGCTGTCCGTCCACGGCACGACCGAACTGTTCGCGATTCTGCTGGCCGGCGGCGCGGGCATCCATATCGGCCGTTCCATGGCCTTTCCCGGCAACCGCTCCATCCTTTCGGCCGCGGCTGAAAGCGGGCGCCGCGCCGCGCAGGTGATGAGCGGGGTCATCATCATGCTGATGATCGCCGCCGTGCTCGAAGGGTTCGCCCGCCAACTGGTCACCGATACCGGCAGCCGCTTCATCATCGGCGGTTTCATGCTGGCGGTGTGGCTGGCCTACTTCCTGCTGGTTGGCCGCCGCCTGCCCCCCGCGCGCGGTGAGAGCTGA
- a CDS encoding RDD family protein has product MATASSYLAAQARRRRELITPEGLSLSLTVAGRGARFGALMIDYIIINVILIVLTGFLLYLAFGVIGLDRVSDPESAFQSLEFLAVVWLIAMFVFRYAYFLYFEIGPRGATWGKRMLGIRIAARDGGRLTAEAVIARNLLRDIELFLPLVMIAGAQSGDSGLAGMAAAAWFAVFMLFPFFNKDTLRAGDLIAGTWVVEAPRRRLAQTMSVSEAARGTSQATGAKYHFGEAELSVYGEYELQTLERVLRDNQPESIVTVAETICAKIGWSAGQGDERAFLEAYYTQLRARLERDMRFGKRKADKNS; this is encoded by the coding sequence ATGGCCACCGCTTCCTCCTATCTCGCGGCGCAGGCCCGGCGGCGGCGCGAACTGATCACGCCCGAAGGGCTGAGCCTGTCACTGACCGTGGCCGGGCGCGGCGCCCGCTTCGGCGCGTTGATGATCGACTACATCATCATCAACGTGATCCTGATCGTGCTGACAGGCTTCCTGCTCTACCTCGCGTTCGGGGTTATCGGGCTGGACCGGGTGAGCGACCCGGAATCCGCGTTTCAGTCGCTGGAATTCCTCGCGGTGGTCTGGCTCATCGCGATGTTCGTGTTCCGCTATGCCTATTTCCTCTATTTCGAGATCGGCCCGCGCGGGGCGACCTGGGGCAAGCGGATGCTGGGCATCCGCATCGCGGCGCGCGATGGCGGGCGGCTGACGGCGGAGGCGGTGATCGCGCGCAATCTGCTGCGCGATATCGAACTGTTCCTGCCGCTGGTGATGATCGCCGGGGCGCAGAGCGGCGACAGCGGGCTGGCGGGGATGGCGGCGGCGGCGTGGTTCGCCGTTTTCATGCTGTTCCCCTTCTTCAACAAGGACACGCTGCGCGCGGGCGATCTGATCGCCGGAACCTGGGTGGTGGAAGCACCCCGGCGAAGGCTGGCGCAGACCATGTCGGTCAGCGAAGCCGCGCGCGGAACCTCGCAGGCGACAGGGGCGAAATACCATTTCGGCGAAGCGGAACTGTCCGTTTACGGGGAATACGAATTGCAGACGCTGGAACGCGTCCTGCGCGACAATCAGCCCGAATCCATCGTGACCGTGGCCGAAACCATTTGCGCCAAGATCGGATGGAGCGCAGGACAAGGGGACGAACGCGCTTTCCTCGAAGCCTACTACACGCAGTTGCGGGCCCGGCTGGAGCGCGACATGCGCTTCGGCAAACGCAAGGCCGACAAGAATTCCTGA
- the bla gene encoding class A beta-lactamase: MIEINRRNAMLSLAALGLSACMRVEDDLDWRQRLRDIERAAGGTLGAYLLDTASGQGIGWREEERFAHCSSFKLSLAALALSLQERGELSLTEPIAYGEADLLHHSPVTSERLATGSMTIGELAQATLVTSDNAAANLLLRRFGGTEALTGFWRKLGDDVSRLDRYEPELNDVPKGELRDTTTPIAMAQTLARLLTGKVLGEAARDTLERWTMEVQTGSRRLRAGLPAGWRAGDKTGTGVNPTNATYVDIGWFVPPSGRTIVVTGYFRPSRIIEPTDPAAEKVLADLGAVAADWARRA; the protein is encoded by the coding sequence ATGATCGAGATAAACCGCCGCAACGCCATGCTCAGCCTTGCCGCGCTGGGCCTGTCCGCATGCATGCGGGTGGAAGACGATCTCGATTGGCGCCAGCGGCTGCGCGACATCGAACGGGCGGCGGGCGGCACGCTCGGGGCCTATCTGCTGGACACCGCCAGCGGGCAGGGCATCGGCTGGCGGGAAGAGGAACGCTTCGCCCATTGTTCCTCTTTCAAGCTCTCGCTCGCCGCGCTGGCGCTCAGCCTGCAGGAACGGGGGGAACTCTCGCTGACCGAACCGATCGCCTATGGCGAGGCGGACCTGCTGCATCACTCCCCCGTCACCAGCGAACGGCTTGCCACGGGTAGCATGACGATCGGCGAACTGGCGCAGGCCACGCTCGTCACCAGCGACAATGCCGCCGCCAATCTCCTGCTGCGCCGCTTCGGCGGAACCGAAGCGCTCACCGGGTTCTGGCGCAAGCTGGGCGACGATGTCAGCCGTCTCGACCGGTACGAGCCCGAACTGAACGATGTGCCGAAAGGCGAACTGCGCGATACCACCACGCCCATCGCCATGGCCCAGACGCTCGCCCGGCTGCTGACCGGCAAAGTTCTGGGCGAAGCGGCGCGCGACACGCTGGAACGCTGGACGATGGAAGTGCAGACGGGCAGCAGGCGTCTGCGCGCCGGGCTTCCCGCCGGGTGGCGCGCGGGCGACAAGACGGGCACCGGCGTCAATCCCACCAACGCCACTTATGTCGATATCGGCTGGTTCGTGCCCCCTTCGGGCCGGACCATCGTCGTCACCGGCTATTTCCGCCCTTCCCGGATCATCGAACCGACAGACCCGGCGGCGGAGAAAGTGCTGGCCGATCTGGGCGCCGTCGCCGCCGACTGGGCCCGGCGCGCCTGA
- a CDS encoding GNAT family N-acetyltransferase: MILRVPDAADIPALARFARTSFISKFGHLYQPEDLTAFLQEAFSEAAIAAELADPQRRYCLAVDEAGQLGGYCKIALDTGFPDHVRGRVPMELKQLYTDPERTGQGIGALLMDWAMAQFRAEGGDEVHLSVWSENFGAQRFYARYGFTKVADVVFMVGNHRDHDLLYARML, encoded by the coding sequence ATGATTCTTCGTGTCCCCGATGCCGCGGATATTCCGGCGCTGGCCAGGTTTGCGCGCACATCTTTTATCAGCAAGTTCGGCCATCTCTACCAGCCGGAAGACCTGACCGCATTTCTGCAGGAGGCATTCTCCGAAGCGGCCATCGCCGCCGAACTGGCCGATCCGCAGCGGCGCTACTGTCTGGCCGTGGACGAAGCCGGGCAGCTCGGCGGCTATTGCAAGATCGCGCTGGACACCGGGTTTCCCGATCATGTCCGCGGCCGCGTGCCGATGGAACTGAAACAGCTCTACACCGATCCCGAACGGACCGGGCAAGGCATCGGCGCCCTGCTGATGGATTGGGCGATGGCCCAATTCCGGGCCGAAGGGGGCGATGAAGTCCACCTTTCCGTGTGGAGCGAGAATTTCGGCGCGCAGCGTTTCTATGCCCGCTACGGCTTCACGAAAGTGGCCGATGTCGTTTTCATGGTGGGCAACCATCGCGATCACGACCTGCTTTACGCCCGGATGCTCTGA
- the ispG gene encoding flavodoxin-dependent (E)-4-hydroxy-3-methylbut-2-enyl-diphosphate synthase — protein sequence MSSVRPWRDIMRRESRQIMVGNVPVGGDAPITVQTMTNTPTSDAAATIDQIRRCEDAGADLLRVSCPDEESTAAFRAIARAARVPLIADIHFHYKRALEAADAGAACLRINPGNIGSSDRVAEVVRAAKANGCAIRIGVNAGSLEKDLLEKYGEPCPEALVESALDHIKLLQDHDFHEYKVAVKASDVFLAVAAYQGLADAVDCPLHLGITEAGGLIGGTVKSSIGIGNLLWAGIGDTIRVSLSAEPEEEVRVGFEILKSLGLRTRGVRVVSCPSCARQGFDVIRTVAALEERLQHIKTPLSLSVLGCVVNGPGEARETDIGITGGGNGKHMVYLSGVTDHHVESEAMLDHIVALVEAKAAEIEAQSAGELAAAGAA from the coding sequence ATGTCTTCCGTACGCCCCTGGCGCGACATCATGCGCCGCGAAAGCCGCCAGATCATGGTCGGCAATGTGCCCGTCGGCGGCGATGCCCCGATCACGGTCCAGACGATGACCAACACCCCGACATCGGACGCGGCGGCAACGATCGACCAGATCCGCCGGTGCGAAGATGCCGGGGCGGACCTGCTCCGCGTTTCCTGCCCGGACGAGGAAAGCACCGCCGCGTTCCGCGCCATCGCCCGCGCGGCGCGGGTGCCGCTGATCGCGGATATCCATTTCCACTACAAACGCGCGCTGGAAGCAGCCGATGCGGGCGCGGCGTGCCTGCGGATCAATCCCGGCAATATCGGCAGCAGCGACCGCGTGGCCGAAGTGGTGCGCGCGGCCAAGGCCAACGGCTGCGCCATCCGGATCGGCGTCAACGCGGGCAGCCTGGAAAAGGACCTGCTGGAAAAGTACGGCGAACCCTGCCCCGAAGCGCTGGTCGAAAGCGCGCTCGACCATATCAAGCTGCTGCAGGATCACGATTTTCACGAATACAAGGTGGCGGTGAAAGCCAGCGACGTGTTTCTGGCCGTGGCCGCCTATCAGGGGCTGGCCGATGCGGTCGATTGCCCGCTCCACCTCGGCATCACCGAAGCGGGCGGCCTGATCGGCGGCACGGTGAAAAGCTCCATCGGCATCGGCAATCTGCTGTGGGCCGGCATCGGCGACACGATCCGTGTTTCGCTCTCGGCCGAACCGGAAGAAGAAGTGCGCGTCGGCTTCGAGATCCTCAAAAGCCTAGGGCTCAGGACGCGCGGCGTGCGCGTCGTCTCCTGCCCGTCCTGCGCGCGGCAGGGTTTCGATGTGATCCGCACCGTGGCCGCGCTCGAAGAACGGCTGCAGCATATCAAGACCCCGCTTTCGCTCTCCGTCCTCGGCTGTGTGGTCAATGGGCCGGGCGAGGCGCGGGAAACCGATATCGGCATCACCGGCGGCGGCAACGGCAAGCACATGGTCTATCTCTCGGGCGTGACCGATCATCACGTGGAAAGCGAAGCCATGCTCGATCACATCGTCGCGCTGGTGGAAGCGAAAGCCGCCGAAATCGAAGCGCAGAGCGCGGGCGAACTGGCGGCGGCAGGCGCGGCATAA